In the Silvanigrella aquatica genome, TAAAAGTAAGCAAAGTTCATCTTCAGAAAGAATACTTGATGAGGTTAGTTTTTCAAAGTTGAGTTTGAGGTCTTTAACTGCTAGGCCTTCAAGTCCTTCGGTATGTTTTTCTAAAAAAATTGTAATTGAGTCTTGTAAATTCATCTTTATTTTCCTTCAAATTTTATTTTTAAAAACACCGCTTATTTAGGGCGGTGTTTATCTTTGTTACTTAATAGTTGCTTGTCCCTTTTCCCAGTTGCAAGGACAAAGTTCATCAGTTTGAAGAGCATCTAGTGTGCGTAATACTTCTTTTACGTTGCGTCCTACAGAGAGATCGTTGACGCTGACCCAGCGCACAACTCCTTCGGGATCCACAATGTAAGTCGCTCTAAAAGGCACTTTGTCTGTGGGATGTAAAATTCCAAGTTCTTCACTTAAATTTTTTGTATTGTCAGCGAGCATAGGGAATTGCAAATTTTTGAGATCTTCATGATGTTGGCGCCAAGCCAAGTGTACATATTTTGTGTCTGTGCTAACACCGTATAAGTCCGTGTCGCGATCGAGAAATTGTTTGTAGAATTTATTAAACTCCGCAATTTCTGTGGGGCAAACGAAAGTGAAATCCATAGGCCAGAAGAAAAAGACAGACCATCTCCCCTTCATTGTTTCATTGCTGATTTCGGCGAATTCTTTACCATGTTCCAAGGAAACAACAGCTGGTATGGAAAATTTAGGAAATTGTTCAGAAACTCCAAGAATACGTGACATAATGTCTCCTTAATAATG is a window encoding:
- a CDS encoding peroxiredoxin is translated as MSRILGVSEQFPKFSIPAVVSLEHGKEFAEISNETMKGRWSVFFFWPMDFTFVCPTEIAEFNKFYKQFLDRDTDLYGVSTDTKYVHLAWRQHHEDLKNLQFPMLADNTKNLSEELGILHPTDKVPFRATYIVDPEGVVRWVSVNDLSVGRNVKEVLRTLDALQTDELCPCNWEKGQATIK